In Anas acuta chromosome 5, bAnaAcu1.1, whole genome shotgun sequence, a single window of DNA contains:
- the DEGS2 gene encoding sphingolipid delta(4)-desaturase/C4-monooxygenase DES2 — translation MGNRVARGDFEWVYTEQPHTQRRKEILAKYPEIKTLMGPDPHLKWIVSGMVFTQFLACYLVKDLSWKWIFFWAYAFGGCINHSLTLAIHDISHNVAFGNKQAKWNRWFAIFANLPVGIPYSASFKKYHIDHHRYLGGDSLDVDIPTDFEGWFFCTPLRKLLWLFLQPFFYSLRPLYVNPKAITRMEIFNAIVQFSVDLTIYYLWGLKPVIYLIAGTILCMGLHPISGHFIAEHYMFLKGYETYSYYGPLNWLTFNVGYHMEHHDFPSIPGSKLPVVKKIAAEYYDNLPYHQSWIRVLWDFVFDDSISPYSRVKRKCKLAKED, via the exons ATGGGCAACCGGGTGGCTCGGGGGGACTTCGAGTGGGTCTACACCGAGCAGCCCCACACGCAGCGCAGGAAGGAGATCCTGG cAAAATATCCAGAGATCAAGACTCTGATGGGACCAGATCCACACTTGAAGTGGATTGTATCTGGAATGGTTTTTACGCAGTTTCTAGCATGCTATCTGGTGAAAGACTTATCTTGgaaatggattttcttctgGGCTTATGCTTTTGGGGGTTGCATCAACCATTCACTGACACTAGCTATCCACGATATCTCACACAACGTCGCCTTTGGGAACAAGCAGGCCAAGTGGAACCGATGGTTTGCAATCTTTGCCAACCTGCCAGTCGGTATCCCTTACTCTGCCTCCTTCAAGAAATACCACATAGATCATCACCGGTACCTTGGTGGGGACAGTTTGGATGTGGACATTCCCACAGACTTTGAAGGCTGGTTCTTCTGTACGCCGCTTCGGAAACTGCTTTGGCTCTTCCTCCAGCCTTTCTTCTACAGTCTGAGACCGCTGTATGTGAACCCCAAAGCAATCACACGGATGGAAATTTTTAATGCCATTGTGCAGTTTTCTGTTGATCTTACCATTTACTACCTTTGGGGGCTCAAACCTGTTATTTACTTAATAGCAGGCACAATTCTTTGCATGGGTTTACATCCCATTTCTGGGCACTTCATAGCAGAACActacatgtttttaaaaggataCGAGACCTACTCTTATTACGGACCTCTGAACTGGCTCACCTTTAATGTAGGCTACCACATGGAGCACCACGACTTCCCCAGCATTCCTGGGTCCAAGTTGCCAGTG GTGAAGAAGATTGCAGCAGAATATTATGATAACCTTCCCTATCACCAGTCCTGGATTCGAGTCCTGTGGGACTTTGTTTTTGATGACAGTATCAGTCCCTATTCAAGGGTTAAGAGAAAATGCAAGCTGGCAAAAGAAGATTAA